From a region of the Daphnia pulicaria isolate SC F1-1A chromosome 1, SC_F0-13Bv2, whole genome shotgun sequence genome:
- the LOC124321176 gene encoding probable actin-related protein 2/3 complex subunit 2, whose translation MILLEINNKIVEDTLTVKIKNSLAGNKPDSVNVVIADFDGVLFHIANPDSDKSKVRVSISLKFYKDLQEHGADELLKREYGNLLCQAEDGYNISLVLDLDNIPGNWEEIVKKIGLLKRNCFASVFEKYFEFQEKGEEGHKRAVINYRDEETLYIEAKADRVTVVFSTVFRDEDDIVLGKVFLQELREGRRASHTAPQVLFSHREPPLELQSTNAKIGDNIGYITFVLFPRHTNKNVRENTINLIHLFRDYLHYHIKCSKAYIHSRMRAKTSDFLKVLNRARPEPKTVEKKTITGRTFIRTP comes from the exons ATGATTCTTCtggaaataaataacaaaattgttgAAGATACCCTtacagttaaaataaaaaattcgctTGCCGG AAATAAACCGGATTCCGTAAATGTAGTCATTGCTGATTTCGATGGGGTTCTTTTTCATATTGCCAACCCTGATTCTGATAAATCCAAAGTTCGA gTTAGCATTTCACTGAAATTCTATAAAGACCTTCAGGAACATGGTGCTGATGAGTTACTAAAAAGAGAATATGGGAACCTACTATGTCAAGCTGAAGATG ggtACAATATTTCCCTTGTTTTGGATTTGGATAACATACCTGGCAATTGGGaagaaatagtaaaaaaaattggactgCTGAAAAGAAATTGCTTTGCATCTGTTTTTGAGAAGTATTTTGAATTTCAGGAAaagg GTGAAGAAGGGCACAAGAGAGCAGTTATCAATTATCGTGATGAAGAGACATTGTACATAGAAGCTAAGGCAGACAGAGTAACAGTAGTGTTCAGCACTGTATTCCGTGATGAGGATGATATTGTGTTAGGTAAAGTTTTCTTACAAGAACTTCGCGAAGGTCGCCGAGCTTCTCACACTGCCCCAcaagttcttttttctcacCGAGAACCTCCTCTGGAACTTCAAAGTACAAATGCTAAAATTGGTGACAATATTGGATACATTACATTTG TCTTGTTTCCACGGCATACGAACAAAAACGTCCGCGAAAATACCATTAATTTGATTCATCTCTTCCGTGACTATTTGCACTACCACATCAAATGTAGCAAAGCCTACATTCATTCACGCATGAGAGCCAAAACTTCTGATTTTTTGAAAGTATTAAACCGAGCTCGACCTGAACCAAAAACggtggaaaagaaaacgatcaCCGGCCGTACTTTCATTCGTACTCCATGA
- the LOC124321174 gene encoding phenylalanine--tRNA ligase beta subunit-like, which produces MPTISINRDLLFKALGRSYTEEQFDELCFKFGIELDEVTSDKLIILKEQGTERSAGASEEIIYKIDIPANRYDLLCLEGLVQGLQVFLGEKQFPAFKVVPPVTVPQRLIIKPSTASIRPHAVAAVLRNIHFDQNTFSSFIDLQDKLHQNLCRKRSLVAIGTHDLDTVHGPFFYEALPPDSIKFKPLSQSKEFTASQLMDLYSTDSHLRHYLPIIRDSSVYPVIKDSNGVVLSMPPIINGEHSKITLDTKNVFIECTATDLTKASIVLDTLVCMFSRYCGDQFTVEICEVETPEGKINNYPILKNRHEKISVDKINTMVGINEKADEIANLLTRMCLTATVEGTGSISVEIPPTRHDIIHACDVYEDVAIAFGYNNITKTLPKTNTIASQFPLNKLSDQLRDQLAQAGFTEALTFSLCSKEDISEKLRKPLNSVPAVHVSNPKTLEFQVARTTLLSGLLKTIAANRKMPLPMKLFEVSDVVVKDSQRDVGARNCRNLCAVYYYKSPGFELVHGLLDRLMQLLEVPLDQSGSKGYFLKPCEDATFFPGRCAQIIFAGTVVGIVGVLHPDVVTSFDLNLPCSALELNIEPFL; this is translated from the exons ATGCCTACCATAAGTATCAATAGAGATTTACTGTTCAAAGCCCTTGGAAGATCTTACA CGGAAGAACAGTTTGATGaactttgtttcaaatttggcATCGAACTTGATGAAGTT acGAGTGATAAACTCATCATTTTGAAAGAACAAGGAACAGAACGATCAGCTGGTGCATCAGAAGAAATCATTTACAAGATTGATATTCCTGCCAATAGATATGACTTATTGTGTTTAGAAGGTCTTGTGCAAGGTCTTCAAGTATTTTTGGGAGA aAAGCAATTTCCAGCTTTTAAAGTTGTTCCACCAGTGACAGTTCCTCAAAGATTAATTATCAAGCCTTCG actGCATCAATAAGACCACATGCTGTTGCAGCAGTTCTTAGAAACATCCACTTTGACCAAAACACTTTCAGTAGCTTCATAGATCTTCAGGATAAACTACATCAAAACTTGTGCAGGAAACGTAGTCTTGTTGCAATTGGAACTCATGATTTGGATACAGTCCATGGTCCATTTTTCTATGAAGCACTTCCACCTGATTCAATTAAGTTCAAGCCATTGAGCCAGAGTAAAGAGTTTACTGCTTCTCAGTTAATGGACTTGTATTCA ACTGATAGCCATCTTCGCCACTATTTACCAATTATACGCGATAGTTCAGTCTATCCTGTTATCAAGGACAGTAATGGAGTAGTTCTTTCTATGCCACCTATTATCAATGgtgaacattcaaaaattacctTAGAtacgaaaaatgttttcattgaATGCACTGCTACAGACCTAACCAAG GCTAGCATCGTTTTGGACACTTTGGTCTGTATGTTTTCTAGGTACTGCGGGGATCAGTTTACTGTGGAGATATGCGAAGTAGAGACTCCAGAAGGAAAAATCAACAACTAtccgattttaaaaaatcgacatGAGAAAATCAGTGTTGACAAGATCAATACAATGGTGGGTATCAACGAAAAAGCTGACGAAATCGCAAATTTACTCACCCGAATGTGTTTAACTGCCACCGTGGAAGGAACTGGTTCCATTtcg GTTGAAATACCCCCCACTCGTCATGATATCATTCATGCGTGTGATGTCTATGAAGATGTGGCGATTGCTTTTGGATACAATAACATAACCAAAACTCTACCGAAAACTAACACCATAGCTTCACAGTTTCCCCTAAATAAGCTGTCAGATCAGTTGAGAGACCAGCTTGCTCAAGCCGGTTTCACAGAGGCTCTCACATTTTCGTTGTGCTCGAAGGAAGACATAAGCGAAAAGCTGAGGAAACCTCTGAACTCCGTTCCTGCAGTTCATGTTTCCAATCCGAAAACTTTGGAGTTCCAAGTAGCACGCACGACCTTACTTTCAGGTTTGCTCAAAACTATCGCTGCCAATAGGAAAATGCCTTTGCCCATGAAG CTATTTGAAGTATCCGATGTGGTAGTGAAAGACAGTCAGCGAGATGTTGGAGCTCGTAATTGCCGCAATCTGTGCGCCGTTTATTACTATAAGTCGCCTGGATTTGAATTAGTTCATGGTTTACTAGATCGCTTAATGCAATTGTTGGAAGTTCCACTGGATCAGAGTGGCAGCAAGGGATACTTCCTGAAACCATGCGAAG ATGCAACTTTTTTCCCCGGACGATGCGCCCAAATCATTTTTGCTGGCACAGTTGTCGGAATCGTCGGAGTCTTACATCCTGATGTTGTGACATCCTTTGATTTAAATCTTCCATGTTCAGCTTTGGAGTTGAATATTGAACCGTTTTTGTAA